From the genome of Blastocatellia bacterium, one region includes:
- a CDS encoding aminotransferase class IV: protein MDRLVYHNDGIFEVSDAKVAPTLAGVLYGWGLFTTLRIYQGRVFAFEQHWERLLKSAEKARVPLGVDAEAMKRALVEIVAANKLTQGRARITILKGEAGAWRGASAREADVMIFTASDTARQPSPVTLTLSPYRLLASGPLTGIKRTAMIENLLAYDEARSRNFDEAVMLNERGEMVGATAANLFWAQGDELFTPSLATGAIAGVTRRFVNDLAAQAKLHVVEGSFTIQRLLDAREVFLTSTTREIAVVASYDVKQYDLREANIARVIQRRFGNLTRDAAMLL from the coding sequence ATGGATCGGCTGGTTTATCACAATGACGGCATCTTTGAAGTGAGCGACGCGAAGGTTGCGCCGACGCTCGCGGGTGTGTTGTACGGCTGGGGCTTGTTTACGACGTTGCGGATTTATCAGGGCCGTGTGTTTGCCTTTGAACAACACTGGGAGCGCCTGCTCAAGTCCGCTGAAAAAGCCCGCGTGCCGCTTGGTGTTGACGCCGAAGCGATGAAGCGGGCGCTGGTTGAAATCGTCGCCGCGAATAAGCTAACGCAAGGCCGGGCACGCATCACTATCCTGAAGGGCGAAGCCGGTGCGTGGCGCGGCGCTTCCGCGCGCGAAGCCGATGTAATGATCTTTACGGCAAGCGACACGGCGCGGCAGCCGTCGCCGGTTACGCTTACCCTGTCGCCTTACCGATTGCTTGCGAGCGGGCCGCTCACAGGGATTAAGCGCACGGCGATGATCGAAAATCTGCTGGCGTATGACGAAGCGCGCTCGCGCAATTTCGATGAAGCGGTGATGTTGAACGAGCGCGGCGAGATGGTCGGCGCAACAGCGGCTAATCTCTTCTGGGCGCAGGGCGACGAGCTATTCACGCCGTCGCTGGCCACGGGCGCGATAGCCGGCGTGACTCGCCGCTTCGTCAACGATCTGGCGGCGCAGGCGAAACTACATGTCGTCGAAGGGAGTTTTACAATACAGCGTCTGCTCGACGCCCGCGAAGTTTTCTTAACTTCGACGACACGCGAGATTGCAGTGGTGGCGAGCTACGACGTGAAGCAATATGATCTGAGAGAGGCCAACATCGCCCGTGTCATCCAGCGGCGCTTTGGCAATCTGACCCGCGATGCCGCAATGCTGTTGTAG
- a CDS encoding thioesterase family protein, translating into MTREKNEAGIGDLVSESRLRVRYAETDQMGVAYYANYLVWFEVGRSQYCRDCGFSYRDMERESGLFMIVAEARCRYKTPARYEDELLIKTRATEVTRRTLRFGYEITRDDGTLLATGETMHVLINAAGRPSSFPDKYLALLRQQ; encoded by the coding sequence ATGACAAGAGAGAAGAACGAAGCCGGCATCGGCGACCTGGTCAGCGAGTCGCGCCTCCGCGTGCGCTACGCCGAGACCGATCAGATGGGCGTCGCCTATTACGCGAATTACCTGGTGTGGTTCGAGGTGGGCCGCAGCCAGTACTGCCGCGACTGCGGTTTTTCCTATCGCGACATGGAGCGCGAGAGCGGTCTGTTTATGATCGTCGCCGAGGCGCGTTGTCGTTACAAGACGCCGGCGCGCTACGAAGACGAGCTACTGATTAAGACGCGGGCGACCGAGGTGACGCGTCGGACGCTGCGCTTCGGCTACGAGATAACCCGTGACGACGGCACCCTGCTTGCGACCGGCGAAACCATGCACGTCTTGATTAACGCCGCGGGCCGCCCGTCGAGCTTCCCCGACAAGTACCTCGCGCTGCTGCGGCAGCAGTAG